ATCTTCCGCCAGCACTTTTTCTTGCCCGGTGTCTGCTTCTCGAGCCAGCAAACGCTGGGCATTGACCCCATGGCTGCCTAACAGATAAAGCGTCCGGCCGTCTTCCGAAAAATGAACCGGCGCACCTTGATCATCCGGATCCCACTGGATGATCGTTTGCCAGGGAGCCTCGGACGAACGCCGCTGCCACAAATCGGTCCCGCCATCCGGCCGACTGGAGAGAGCCGCGCGAACCTGCAAACGGCTGTCCGCGGTCCAAGCGATCACCGAACCTGGATTTTCCGTATCCAGCTCAACCTGACCGGTGATCAGATGAATCCGGTAAACGTCATGCTGGCGAGGATCTCTTTTGTTCAAGCCGACCAGGATGACATCTGGAACACTGGATTCCAGCGCCACCATCTGCGCCCGGACTCCTTCAAAGGGCGTAATATCCCGCACCTCGTTTGTCCCGATATCCACCAGGTACAGATGGAAGTTCTCATCCCCATCCATGTCCTGAAGGTATATCAGGCGGTTCGCCTGATAGGTCCAGAAATAGGAACGGATCCCCCGCTTGGGGTCGGACGTCAGGCACCGGGCCGGACCCGGCTTGCTTCCCGAAAGGGGGCATATCCAGACTTGAAGGATGTTCCGGTCATCCGGAGCGATATAAGTCAGATGCTGCCCTCCAGGAGACACCTGGGGGCTGAAGCGTTCAGGGTTCCCGAAGAGAACCTGTCGAGGGATTAGCGGTGGAACCATGGGTTAATCAAGCTCGCAGTGGATAAGTGTGGATAAAAATGAAATATAAGACTATCCACACCCCCAATTTAGACCAAGTGAATGTTATCCACAAAGGGGCATATATAGGTAGACCCCCCATCATCATTCCCCGTAGTCACTGGCGGGGAATCCAGACAATTCGTTGCACGGCATAATGGATCCCCGACAGCCCCGTCCTCTTGTGGAGTGCTCAATGGTCGGGGCAGTCCCGACCACTGAAAACGTCGATCGGTAGACGGGACAGAAACACTCGGGGATGACGGCGTAAAAGGATTCATCAGACATTACAGCAGGAAGATCAGCGGAGTTTCCAGATATCACGGGCATACTCACGAACGGTGCGATCGCTGGAGAAAAAACCGGTGCGAGCGACATTCAGAATGGTTTTGGGGACCCACTCCGCCGGCTTGGCATAAAGGGCCACCGCCTCATCATGGGCGCGGCAGTAGGATTTCAGATCCGCCAGATGCACAAATGGATCGTTCCGGTCCATGACATAGCGAACCATATCCTGAAAAAGACCCGGATCGTTCGCACAGAAACGCTTGCTCAGGAGGCTTTCCAGAACCCGGTGAATCGCGGGATTCCTGGCGATAATCCCCTCCGGATCATAGACATGGCGGGCCTGCAGGCTCTGCACTTCATCGGCCGTCAGCCCAAAGAGAAAGAAATTTTCGGGGCCAACCGCCTCCCGGATCTCTATATTGGCCCCGTCGAGCGTTCCAATCGTGAGCGCTCCGTTCATGGCGAACTTCATGTTCCCCGTACCGGAGGCCTCGGTCCCCGCGGTCGAAATTTGTTCGCTCAAGTCCGCCGCAGGGATCAGCCACTCCGCGATCGACACCCGGTAGTCCGGCACAAAAATCACCGACATCCAGTCCCGTGCGCGCGGGTCCTGATTAATCACCTGCCCGACCGAGTGGATCAGTTTGATGACCTGTTTGGCCGCCTGATAACCTGGAGCGGCCTTTCCGGCAAAAAGGAAAGCCTGCGGTACCGGCGGCGTCACCCGGTCTTCGACCAGACGCAGGTAATCGTGAATAATCCGCAGGACATTGAGCAACTGCCGTTTATAGAGGTGAATGCGTTTGGCGTGAACATCAAAAAGAAAATCTCCGGTCAGGAAAAAACCCATCTGGTCGCGCACGATCCGGCAGGCCCTGGCTTTGGCTTCCTTTTTCACTTTCAGGAACTCGTCCTGAAATCCTTTATCCTGCGCCAATCCCTCCAGGGCGCGCAACTGATCCAGATCGGTGATCCAATCCTTCCCCACCCGGCGATCCAACAGCTGCGACAACCCGGGATTGGCCAGTCCGATCCAGCGCCGCGGTGTGACCCCGTTGGTTTTGTTGTTGAAGCGTTCCGGCCACAGCTCGAAAAAGTCGTGCAGAAGCCGTTGCTTGAGCAGTTCCGAATGCAGCGACGCCACCCCATTGGTCGAATGGCTGCCGATGATCGCCAGATGCGCCATGCGAATCTGTTTCGGATTGGACTCCTCTATAATGGACATCCGGCGCATGCGGTCCAGATCGCCGGGCCAGCGTTTATCCACCTCTTTCAGGAACCGCTCGTTAATCTGATAAATGATCTGCATGTGCCGTGGCAAAAGCTTCTCAAAAAGCGGAACCGGCCATCGCTCCAAGGCTTCTCCCATCAGCGTGTGGTTGGTGTAGCCCAGGACGGCGACCGTCGTACGCCAGGCCTCGTCCCATGCGATTTGATGCTCGTCGATAAGCAGCCGCATAAGCTCCGCCACCGCAATCGTCGGATGCGTATCGTTCATCTGAATAGACACCTTGTCGGCAAACGTTGACAAGTCTTTATGGAAGCGAAGGAAGCCGATCAGAATATCGCTGAGCGCACAAGCCGTGAAGAAGTACTCCTGCGTCAGGCGCAGCTGCCGCCCGGACTCCGGAACATCATTCGGATAGAGCACGCGGGTAACGGTTTCGGATTTGATCTTATCCTCCACGGCTTTCAGATAATCCCCGTGGTTGAAGATCTGCATATCAAAATCGTGGGAGGTTTGGGCGGAGTAGAGGCGAAGGAAGTTTACGGTTTTCCCTCCGTAACCGACCACCGGCATATCGTGCGGAACGCCCTGAATGGTCTGCGTGTCGACCCAGCGGGGGCGGATCTGGCCGTGCATGTCCTGAGTGTCCACGACCCGGCCGCCGATCAATACGGTAGCGATCCGCTCGGGACGCGTGACCTGCCAGTAAAAGCTGTCGCTGAGCCAGCGGTCCGGTTTTTCCACCTGCCAGCCGTTTTCAATCACCTGCCGGAAGAGGCCGAACTGGTAGTTGATCCCGTAGCCAAAACCCGCGATGCCTTCGGTGGCCATGGAATCCAGCAGGCACGCCGCCAGGCGGCCCAGTCCCCCGTTGCCTAAAGCCGGGTCATGCTCTTCCTTGAGAACATCGTTAATATCCGAACCCAGCGTCTGCAGCGCCTGCCGGCAGGCCTCATAGAGACCCAGGTTCAGGAGATTATTGCCGAGCGTGCGCCCGGGAAGGAACTCCATGGACAGGTAATAGACACGCTTAACATCCTCTTCACGGAAACGGTGCCGGGATTCCAGCAAGCGGTCTACCGCGACATCCTTGACCGCCAGTGAAACAGCGTGGAAAAGATCTTCCGTGTTCACATCGCTCATGTCTTTGGCGATCGTGTAATGCAGGCGATAACGGATCGCGGCTTCAAGATCGGCCGGATTCGGAGGGATAACCGACTGGACAACGGGATTCGTCATATTCATTTATCCTACATCATCCGAAAAAATAAATAAAAAGAAAGCCGGTACCCCTTCTTTAAGAAGTGCTGGCGAATTACCGCACGCTGGCTAACGGCGGTCGGGCGACGCATAAGGATCAGCGGAACCAGGAATGAAGTTTTCCGGAAGAAATAACGCGGAAGGAACCCCCGCCAAAAAGAAGGATAAGCGGGATGACCATCAGGATCAGGCCAACGAGAATCAAAGGGACACCGATCGTCGCGCCGATAATAGTCAGTGTCAGGACTCCACCCAGAGCACATAGCCCGAGCCCCAGCACACCGAACGCTACCGCCAGGATACCGCGGGCCAGAAGCCGCCGCCACCACGACAAAGGACGCGGCGGCAGTCCGACAATCTCTCCCTCCAAAACCTCGGGTTCTTTTCTCGCAAGTCGATCCATGTCAGTTAATGACCAGATGGAACCAATCGTTGGGGATACTTACAGGATGGCGCGCATTTCCTAAAACCTGCTCTCGGTCGGTTGCCCAACCGAGAGCAGGAGGAGCCAACCTTAGAAAATAAAGAACGTCGCGCAATGAATCCGGTTATTGTAAGCGAACCGGTTCGCGGC
This genomic stretch from Elusimicrobiota bacterium harbors:
- a CDS encoding glycogen/starch/alpha-glucan phosphorylase; this encodes MTNPVVQSVIPPNPADLEAAIRYRLHYTIAKDMSDVNTEDLFHAVSLAVKDVAVDRLLESRHRFREEDVKRVYYLSMEFLPGRTLGNNLLNLGLYEACRQALQTLGSDINDVLKEEHDPALGNGGLGRLAACLLDSMATEGIAGFGYGINYQFGLFRQVIENGWQVEKPDRWLSDSFYWQVTRPERIATVLIGGRVVDTQDMHGQIRPRWVDTQTIQGVPHDMPVVGYGGKTVNFLRLYSAQTSHDFDMQIFNHGDYLKAVEDKIKSETVTRVLYPNDVPESGRQLRLTQEYFFTACALSDILIGFLRFHKDLSTFADKVSIQMNDTHPTIAVAELMRLLIDEHQIAWDEAWRTTVAVLGYTNHTLMGEALERWPVPLFEKLLPRHMQIIYQINERFLKEVDKRWPGDLDRMRRMSIIEESNPKQIRMAHLAIIGSHSTNGVASLHSELLKQRLLHDFFELWPERFNNKTNGVTPRRWIGLANPGLSQLLDRRVGKDWITDLDQLRALEGLAQDKGFQDEFLKVKKEAKARACRIVRDQMGFFLTGDFLFDVHAKRIHLYKRQLLNVLRIIHDYLRLVEDRVTPPVPQAFLFAGKAAPGYQAAKQVIKLIHSVGQVINQDPRARDWMSVIFVPDYRVSIAEWLIPAADLSEQISTAGTEASGTGNMKFAMNGALTIGTLDGANIEIREAVGPENFFLFGLTADEVQSLQARHVYDPEGIIARNPAIHRVLESLLSKRFCANDPGLFQDMVRYVMDRNDPFVHLADLKSYCRAHDEAVALYAKPAEWVPKTILNVARTGFFSSDRTVREYARDIWKLR